The following coding sequences are from one Dama dama isolate Ldn47 chromosome 8, ASM3311817v1, whole genome shotgun sequence window:
- the ARPC2 gene encoding actin-related protein 2/3 complex subunit 2 isoform X1, producing the protein MILLEVNNRIIEETLALKFENAAAGNKPEAVEVTFADFDGVLYHISNPNGDKTKVMVSISLKFYKELQAHGADELLKRVYGSYLVNPESGYNVSLLYDLENLPASKDSIVHQAGMLKRNCFASVFEKYFQFQEEGKEGENRAVIHYRDDETMYVESKKDRVTVVFSTVFKDDDDVVIGKVFMQEFKEGRRASHTAPQVLFSHREPPLELKDTDAAVGDNIGYITFVLFPRHTSASARDNTINLIHTFRDYLHYHIKCSKAYIHTRMRAKTSDFLKVLNRARPDAEKKEMKTITGKTFSSR; encoded by the exons ATGATCCTGCTGGAGGTGAACAACCGCATCATCGAGGAGACGCTCGCGCTCAAGTTCGAGAACGCGGCCGCCGG aAACAAACCAGAAGCTGTAGAAGTAACATTTGCAG ATTTCGATGGAGTCCTCTatcatatttcaaatcctaatggAGACAAAACAAAAGTGATGGTCAGTATTTCTTTGAAATTCTACAAGGAACTTCAGGCACATGGTGCTGATGAG ttaTTAAAGAGGGTGTACGGAAGTTACTTGGTAAATCCAGAATCAG GATACAATGTCTCTTTGCTGTACGACCTTGAAAATCTGCCTGCATCCAAGGATTCCATCGTGCATCAGGCTGGCATGTTGAAACGAAACTGTTTTGCCTCTGTCTTTGAGAAATACTTCCAGTTCCAAGAAGAGGGCAAGGAAGGGGAGAACAGGGCAGTTATCCATTATAGGGATGATGAGACCAT GTATGTTGAGTCAAAAAAGGACAGAGTCACAGTAGTCTTCAGCACAGTGTTTAAGGATGACGACGATGTGGTCATTGGAAAGGTGTTCATGCAG GAGTTCAAAGAAGGACGCAGAGCCAGCCACACAGCCCCACAGGTCCTCTTCAGCCACAGGGAACCTCCCCTAGAGCTGAAAGATACCGATGCCGCCGTGGGTGACAACATCGGCTACATTACCTTCG TGCTGTTCCCTCGCCACACCAGCGCCAGTGCTCGAGACAACACCATCAACCTGATCCACACGTTCCGGGACTACCTGCACTACCACATCAAGTGCTCTAAG GCCTATATTCACACACGTATGCGGGCAAAAACATCGGACTTCCTCAAGGTGCTGAACCGTGCACGCCCAGATGCcgagaaaaaggaaatgaaaacaatcaC GGGGAAGACGTTTTCATCCCGCTAA
- the ARPC2 gene encoding actin-related protein 2/3 complex subunit 2 isoform X2 — protein sequence MIVQSSRPRGGRNKPEAVEVTFADFDGVLYHISNPNGDKTKVMVSISLKFYKELQAHGADELLKRVYGSYLVNPESGYNVSLLYDLENLPASKDSIVHQAGMLKRNCFASVFEKYFQFQEEGKEGENRAVIHYRDDETMYVESKKDRVTVVFSTVFKDDDDVVIGKVFMQEFKEGRRASHTAPQVLFSHREPPLELKDTDAAVGDNIGYITFVLFPRHTSASARDNTINLIHTFRDYLHYHIKCSKAYIHTRMRAKTSDFLKVLNRARPDAEKKEMKTITGKTFSSR from the exons ATGATCGTTCAGTCCTCCAGACCCAGAGGAGGGAG aAACAAACCAGAAGCTGTAGAAGTAACATTTGCAG ATTTCGATGGAGTCCTCTatcatatttcaaatcctaatggAGACAAAACAAAAGTGATGGTCAGTATTTCTTTGAAATTCTACAAGGAACTTCAGGCACATGGTGCTGATGAG ttaTTAAAGAGGGTGTACGGAAGTTACTTGGTAAATCCAGAATCAG GATACAATGTCTCTTTGCTGTACGACCTTGAAAATCTGCCTGCATCCAAGGATTCCATCGTGCATCAGGCTGGCATGTTGAAACGAAACTGTTTTGCCTCTGTCTTTGAGAAATACTTCCAGTTCCAAGAAGAGGGCAAGGAAGGGGAGAACAGGGCAGTTATCCATTATAGGGATGATGAGACCAT GTATGTTGAGTCAAAAAAGGACAGAGTCACAGTAGTCTTCAGCACAGTGTTTAAGGATGACGACGATGTGGTCATTGGAAAGGTGTTCATGCAG GAGTTCAAAGAAGGACGCAGAGCCAGCCACACAGCCCCACAGGTCCTCTTCAGCCACAGGGAACCTCCCCTAGAGCTGAAAGATACCGATGCCGCCGTGGGTGACAACATCGGCTACATTACCTTCG TGCTGTTCCCTCGCCACACCAGCGCCAGTGCTCGAGACAACACCATCAACCTGATCCACACGTTCCGGGACTACCTGCACTACCACATCAAGTGCTCTAAG GCCTATATTCACACACGTATGCGGGCAAAAACATCGGACTTCCTCAAGGTGCTGAACCGTGCACGCCCAGATGCcgagaaaaaggaaatgaaaacaatcaC GGGGAAGACGTTTTCATCCCGCTAA